In Providencia rettgeri, the following proteins share a genomic window:
- the yidD gene encoding membrane protein insertion efficiency factor YidD, translating to MASSSSLGSKILIMLIRGYQLAISPLLGPRCRFNPTCSNYGIEALRRFGMLKGSWLTAKRVLKCHPLHAGGDDPVPPRKTDDNREL from the coding sequence ATGGCGTCGTCATCGTCGCTTGGCTCAAAAATCCTGATCATGCTGATCAGAGGCTACCAACTGGCTATTAGCCCGTTGTTAGGACCTCGTTGTCGCTTCAATCCCACTTGTTCAAATTACGGAATTGAGGCATTGCGCAGGTTTGGTATGTTAAAAGGGAGTTGGTTAACGGCAAAACGCGTATTAAAATGCCACCCTTTACACGCTGGTGGAGATGATCCTGTCCCACCTAGAAAAACTGATGATAATAGAGAATTATAA